Proteins encoded in a region of the Moritella marina ATCC 15381 genome:
- a CDS encoding TonB-dependent receptor plug domain-containing protein, giving the protein MKLSPTIAYFSLLAPCYVMADQTSLDHLMDMSLEDLSMLDIEMDTASKSSKKLVDIPASVYVLTNERIQRSGARTITEALALVPGLTVTKHSETEWFVSARGFHDGLFNKLLVMMDGRSLYSPLYGGVYWSDVDYVLADIDRIEVLKGPGGTIWGGNAVNGVINIITKKAQDTLGSHVSVTAGKYGTQEVSLRHGTQLGNNIYARAFYKHKDQAQTVSNEAQIWTSDTAGFVLSKSLETRKWDIRVGGERTTYSTPWYVDDYTAPNNPGYSYSLLDIESYSAYAQFNYEQETTSGGLLKYSLWAEHNADEAKDAPGKITTVDADTNYNFEYNTQHKAIIGGGLRYIHLNLSDYDDQLSPADVDMYARYYSITSADDVIINAFYQSELQITEQVSLVAGVKAEYFEINDSIEFSPQLRALYQYSPVHSVWTGIGRAVAAPSYLDTHSYYVESNGRDVLLMLPTADIDNESVTTAEIGYRFIPTDYFSIDSTFYYSAHDNVRGVDYISNDDTPYIEPDYVYLAQNNADYSAISQGLEITSALEVSRNLRYNLSFSYIDLDATWDGGENSDGSSEPWFEMQQQLTSLQMQWDITDSLQFDLVAKYQDTEYNEIYRQIDPYFSMDIRLAWQKHKQAPLFELIVQDMNETGYADYWGEYSNEELVYLRVSHDF; this is encoded by the coding sequence ATGAAGCTATCCCCTACAATCGCCTATTTTTCATTGCTAGCACCTTGTTATGTAATGGCAGATCAAACATCACTCGACCATCTCATGGATATGAGCCTGGAAGATTTATCGATGTTAGATATTGAAATGGATACCGCCTCTAAATCCAGTAAAAAACTGGTCGATATTCCGGCCTCTGTTTACGTATTAACAAATGAACGCATTCAGCGTAGCGGCGCCCGCACTATCACTGAAGCACTGGCATTAGTACCGGGTCTAACAGTCACAAAACATTCAGAAACAGAATGGTTCGTCTCTGCACGCGGTTTTCATGATGGTCTGTTCAATAAACTGCTAGTGATGATGGACGGACGTTCGTTATATAGTCCATTGTATGGCGGCGTTTATTGGAGTGATGTCGATTATGTACTGGCTGATATCGATCGCATTGAGGTACTAAAAGGCCCAGGAGGCACTATTTGGGGCGGAAATGCGGTAAACGGGGTGATTAATATTATCACCAAAAAAGCCCAAGATACCTTAGGCTCTCACGTGTCAGTCACTGCCGGTAAATACGGTACACAGGAAGTCAGTCTCAGACACGGTACGCAATTAGGTAACAATATTTATGCTCGTGCTTTTTATAAACACAAAGACCAAGCGCAAACAGTGTCTAACGAAGCGCAGATCTGGACTAGTGATACCGCAGGGTTCGTATTAAGTAAGTCCCTTGAAACAAGAAAATGGGATATACGTGTGGGCGGTGAACGCACCACTTATTCAACCCCTTGGTATGTTGACGATTACACAGCTCCAAATAATCCCGGTTATAGCTACTCATTACTCGATATTGAAAGTTACTCTGCTTATGCACAATTTAATTATGAGCAAGAAACAACGTCAGGTGGATTATTAAAGTATTCTTTATGGGCCGAGCATAATGCCGACGAAGCGAAGGATGCTCCGGGAAAAATCACCACTGTCGATGCTGATACTAACTATAATTTTGAATATAATACCCAGCACAAGGCTATTATCGGTGGCGGACTCCGCTATATCCATCTCAATTTATCCGATTACGATGATCAGTTATCACCCGCAGACGTTGATATGTATGCGCGATATTATTCAATAACCAGCGCTGATGATGTCATCATCAATGCGTTCTACCAGTCTGAGCTACAGATAACGGAACAAGTCAGTCTCGTCGCTGGGGTAAAAGCTGAATACTTTGAAATCAACGATTCAATTGAGTTCTCACCGCAACTGAGAGCGCTATATCAATATTCTCCCGTTCATAGCGTTTGGACTGGTATCGGACGTGCTGTCGCAGCGCCGTCTTATTTAGATACCCATTCATATTATGTCGAGAGTAATGGCAGAGATGTTCTACTTATGTTGCCTACCGCCGATATTGATAACGAATCCGTGACTACAGCGGAGATTGGCTATCGCTTTATACCAACCGACTACTTTAGCATTGATTCGACGTTCTATTACTCAGCCCACGACAATGTGAGGGGTGTTGACTATATATCTAACGATGATACCCCGTACATTGAACCCGACTATGTATACCTGGCCCAAAATAATGCCGATTACTCTGCAATCTCACAGGGTCTAGAAATAACGTCAGCATTAGAGGTTAGTCGAAATTTACGCTACAACTTAAGCTTTAGTTATATTGACTTAGACGCAACGTGGGACGGAGGCGAAAACTCAGATGGGTCTTCTGAACCTTGGTTTGAAATGCAGCAACAATTAACGTCATTACAAATGCAGTGGGATATTACCGACAGCCTGCAATTTGATCTGGTCGCGAAATACCAAGACACAGAATATAACGAAATTTACCGCCAAATAGATCCGTACTTTTCTATGGATATCAGACTCGCTTGGCAAAAGCATAAACAAGCGCCTTTGTTTGAGTTAATAGTTCAGGATATGAATGAAACTGGTTACGCGGATTATTGGGGTGAGTACTCAAATGAAGAGTTAGTATATCTAAGGGTGTCACATGACTTTTAA
- a CDS encoding YfiR family protein has protein sequence MTFKLPLYLLVLASLIMSLNLASAADKPKFKSYQVKAVYVFRIANFVHWQNEADMQTLRFCVEGNEQVKKTLLSLLVGKEIRGLALQVSNELNANCDVAFISAIDSVSPLAKYGPSTLTIGDSADFTSLGGAIQLQTKGKRIKPLINLTNTSKADYVIGSSLMRIAKLEGVK, from the coding sequence ATGACTTTTAAACTGCCCTTGTACCTGCTTGTTCTTGCTAGTTTAATAATGAGCCTGAACCTTGCGAGTGCGGCCGATAAACCTAAGTTCAAGAGTTACCAAGTTAAAGCGGTATATGTATTTCGTATCGCTAACTTTGTGCATTGGCAAAATGAAGCTGACATGCAGACATTACGTTTTTGTGTTGAAGGTAATGAGCAAGTGAAAAAAACCTTGTTAAGTCTGCTTGTGGGAAAAGAGATCAGAGGGTTAGCCTTACAGGTTAGCAATGAACTTAATGCCAACTGTGATGTTGCGTTTATTTCAGCAATCGATTCTGTATCACCATTGGCTAAATATGGGCCGTCGACATTAACCATAGGCGATAGCGCAGACTTTACAAGTCTAGGTGGCGCGATCCAATTACAAACTAAAGGTAAGAGAATAAAGCCATTAATCAACCTCACCAATACCAGTAAAGCTGATTATGTTATTGGTTCTAGCTTAATGCGTATAGCAAAACTAGAAGGGGTTAAATAA